In Paenibacillus guangzhouensis, a single window of DNA contains:
- a CDS encoding sensor histidine kinase, which yields MMRQLVYGLFNRLRFNQKLFLSYLIVIIIPIMVLGIYAYNQSKEMLNLQGLQGIDKNVNTVTESIDKSIERYNHMVRSIVYNKMFQKIVTNDYIDLVNLSRDLKYYLDPYFIMLMNLDKDIQKVTFYTQSRVPEFGDSVVSYKRVAEEPWYHEAMKGIDPLWQYEDNTLFVTYKFPSMIKESNANFVYMRIDEGSFFRNITDLAQEYGVIISDSNNRIVYANQSAMLTAVDSKEIIQLHEGTINVGQTKMILVKKKIPQANWTIYCFIPTAHLSTNAGSIINATFIVILSCIVSLLIIISIFSKTFIKRIFSLNAIMKRVEWGELDIQVRSESRDEIGELTNRFGKMLGRLNEQIDESYRSKIIQKEAELKALQSQINPHFLYNTLSFINWKAIKNDAPEISHVVTSMSKFYRTALNKGDNIITVRDELENIKSYIEIIQVMGEYSFDVEYTINDEVYDYSTINLILQPLVENAIKHGIKQKETGKGLLHVRAWLEKGTVNFAIEDNGPGMEQETIDMLLTMQSAGYGLKNVNERLKLRFGAKYGISVQSRLGVGTVLTLVIPQNFE from the coding sequence ATGATGAGACAGCTGGTTTACGGACTGTTTAATCGTTTGAGGTTTAATCAGAAGCTATTTCTGTCCTACTTAATCGTTATTATCATCCCAATTATGGTACTTGGGATATATGCGTACAATCAATCCAAGGAAATGCTCAATCTGCAGGGGTTGCAGGGGATCGATAAGAATGTGAACACGGTTACGGAGAGCATAGACAAATCGATTGAACGCTATAACCATATGGTTCGATCGATTGTATACAATAAGATGTTTCAGAAGATCGTAACGAATGATTATATCGATTTAGTCAATCTTTCGCGAGATTTGAAATATTACTTAGATCCATACTTCATCATGTTGATGAACCTTGACAAGGATATTCAGAAAGTAACCTTTTACACACAAAGCAGAGTACCGGAATTCGGTGATTCCGTCGTTTCGTACAAACGGGTTGCTGAAGAACCTTGGTATCACGAAGCGATGAAGGGCATCGATCCACTGTGGCAATATGAAGATAACACGCTGTTCGTAACCTATAAATTCCCGAGCATGATCAAGGAATCCAACGCTAATTTCGTCTACATGCGAATTGATGAGGGCAGCTTCTTTAGGAATATTACCGATCTAGCGCAAGAGTATGGTGTTATCATCTCGGACAGTAATAACCGGATTGTCTACGCGAATCAAAGTGCTATGTTGACCGCAGTTGATTCCAAGGAAATCATACAACTCCATGAGGGAACGATAAACGTCGGTCAGACCAAAATGATTCTTGTTAAGAAGAAGATTCCGCAGGCAAATTGGACGATCTATTGTTTCATTCCTACAGCGCATTTGTCCACGAACGCGGGTTCAATCATTAATGCGACATTCATCGTAATCCTTTCTTGCATTGTCAGCTTGTTGATCATTATTTCGATCTTTTCCAAGACGTTTATCAAACGAATATTCTCACTCAATGCGATTATGAAGCGGGTTGAATGGGGTGAATTGGATATACAGGTGCGGAGTGAGTCCAGGGATGAAATCGGAGAACTGACCAATCGGTTTGGTAAGATGCTGGGCAGACTTAATGAGCAGATCGATGAATCCTACCGAAGTAAAATTATTCAGAAGGAAGCGGAGCTTAAAGCACTGCAATCGCAGATCAACCCTCATTTCCTATACAATACCCTCTCGTTTATTAATTGGAAGGCCATCAAAAACGATGCGCCTGAAATTAGTCACGTGGTGACATCGATGTCGAAATTTTACCGGACAGCACTTAATAAAGGCGACAATATTATTACAGTCCGCGATGAATTGGAGAATATCAAATCATATATTGAGATCATTCAGGTGATGGGCGAGTATAGTTTTGATGTCGAGTATACGATCAACGATGAGGTTTACGATTATTCAACCATTAATCTCATTCTTCAACCGCTTGTAGAAAATGCGATCAAACATGGCATCAAACAAAAGGAGACGGGGAAGGGCCTTCTGCATGTTAGAGCCTGGTTAGAAAAAGGGACGGTCAATTTTGCGATCGAAGACAACGGTCCAGGGATGGAACAAGAAACGATCGATATGCTTCTAACGATGCAATCAGCCGGCTATGGTCTCAAGAATGTCAACGAGCGGCTGAAGCTGCGATTCGGAGCTAAATACGGCATCTCGGTCCAGAGCCGACTTGGAGTTGGTACCGTGTTGACCCTCGTTATTCCGCAAAATTTTGAGTAG
- a CDS encoding ABC transporter permease encodes MSSRRARSVEKKKKIKQYRVLLIMLIPAMIYYIIFHYLPMYGVLLAFKDFKITEGILGSPWAGLRHFEKIMNDTYFFTVLKNTIIISLYKLVFGFPVPIIFALLLSEISNVKFKKMVQTVSYLPHFISWVVLAGIFFTLFSLDGPINGIVKMFGGDPMLFLADDRYFRTILVVTSIFQGFGWGSIIYFAAISSIDPQLYEAAVLDGASRFKRMVYISIPMLAPVIAIMLILSMSGILDAGFDQIFNMYNVKVYNVSDIIDTYVYRKGLIEMNYSYATAVGLFKSVVALILIVIVNQTVKWIGGKEHAIW; translated from the coding sequence ATGAGCTCGAGACGTGCACGTAGCGTAGAAAAGAAAAAGAAGATCAAGCAGTACCGTGTGTTGTTGATCATGTTAATACCAGCGATGATCTACTACATTATTTTTCATTATCTCCCGATGTATGGCGTGCTGTTGGCATTCAAAGATTTTAAAATTACAGAGGGCATTTTAGGTAGTCCTTGGGCAGGGCTTCGTCATTTCGAGAAGATTATGAACGACACCTACTTTTTTACGGTATTGAAAAATACGATTATTATCAGTTTATACAAGCTAGTGTTTGGTTTTCCAGTACCCATCATTTTCGCGTTGTTGCTGAGTGAAATTTCCAATGTGAAATTTAAGAAGATGGTACAGACGGTATCGTATTTACCGCATTTTATATCGTGGGTTGTCCTGGCGGGGATTTTCTTTACCTTATTTTCACTAGATGGTCCGATCAACGGCATTGTCAAAATGTTTGGCGGCGATCCGATGTTATTCTTGGCGGACGATCGATACTTCCGAACCATCCTGGTGGTGACGAGTATTTTCCAAGGCTTTGGTTGGGGTTCGATTATCTACTTCGCAGCCATTTCGAGCATTGATCCACAGTTGTACGAAGCGGCAGTACTTGACGGAGCAAGCCGGTTCAAACGGATGGTCTATATATCGATCCCGATGCTTGCCCCCGTTATCGCGATTATGTTGATTTTATCCATGTCCGGTATACTGGATGCGGGATTCGATCAAATCTTCAATATGTATAATGTCAAAGTCTATAATGTCTCGGATATTATCGATACCTATGTGTACCGTAAAGGCTTAATTGAGATGAACTATAGTTATGCGACGGCCGTTGGGTTGTTCAAATCCGTGGTAGCATTGATCCTGATCGTGATTGTGAATCAGACGGTCAAATGGATTGGCGGCAAGGAGCATGCCATATGGTAG